A genomic segment from Nodularia sphaerocarpa UHCC 0038 encodes:
- the gatC gene encoding Asp-tRNA(Asn)/Glu-tRNA(Gln) amidotransferase subunit GatC yields MIDREQVHKVALLARLELTSEEEEQFTTQLGSILDYIEQLNEVDVSDVLPTTRAIDVSNVTRKDDLQPYPEREAILNGAPEQEGEFFKVPKIMNSN; encoded by the coding sequence ATGATTGACCGCGAACAAGTTCACAAAGTAGCTCTTTTGGCTCGTTTAGAATTAACTTCAGAAGAAGAGGAGCAATTTACTACTCAACTGGGAAGTATTCTGGATTATATTGAACAGTTGAATGAAGTTGATGTCAGTGATGTACTGCCGACAACACGGGCAATTGATGTCAGTAATGTGACTCGAAAAGATGATTTACAACCATATCCTGAGCGAGAAGCTATCCTGAATGGTGCGCCTGAACAAGAAGGCGAGTTTTTCAAAGTACCCAAAATCATGAATAGCAATTAA
- a CDS encoding glutathione S-transferase family protein → MGLGILQDGKWISRRDQEDSQGKFIRPSTTYRDQITADGSSGFKAEPGRYHLYISWACPWACRTAIIRQLKGLEDVIGLSVVGAEIDQNSWEFTDEPGAIPDSVNGTQYLWQLYLKADSNYSGRVTVPVLWDKEKGTIVNNESREIMRMFDTQFNDFAQEDINFYPEDLQKQIDETIDAIYQPINNGVYRAGFATSQSAYDEAVTELFTALDDWENILEKQRYLCGDKVTEADWCMFTTLLRFDAVYYVHFKCNLRRMVEYPNLWNYLKELYQLPGVKETCNFDHIKRHYYRSHPNVNPTRIVPKGPVIDFDAPHNRDEVSTK, encoded by the coding sequence ATGGGTTTAGGAATCCTCCAGGATGGTAAGTGGATATCACGACGGGATCAAGAAGATTCACAAGGTAAATTTATTCGCCCATCCACAACTTACCGTGATCAAATTACCGCAGATGGCTCTAGTGGTTTTAAAGCTGAACCGGGGCGCTATCATTTATATATTTCCTGGGCTTGTCCTTGGGCTTGTCGGACTGCAATTATCCGCCAATTAAAAGGACTAGAAGATGTGATTGGGCTATCGGTAGTTGGGGCAGAAATTGATCAAAACAGTTGGGAATTTACTGATGAACCTGGGGCGATTCCTGATTCTGTAAATGGCACTCAATATCTTTGGCAACTTTATCTGAAAGCTGATTCTAACTACAGTGGACGGGTAACAGTGCCAGTTTTATGGGATAAAGAAAAGGGAACAATTGTTAATAATGAATCCCGCGAAATCATGCGGATGTTTGATACGCAATTCAATGATTTTGCTCAAGAAGATATCAACTTTTATCCCGAAGATTTACAAAAACAAATTGATGAGACGATTGATGCTATTTACCAACCAATAAATAATGGTGTATATCGGGCGGGATTTGCCACTTCTCAATCAGCTTATGATGAGGCGGTAACAGAGTTATTTACAGCCCTTGATGACTGGGAGAATATATTAGAAAAACAGCGCTATCTCTGCGGGGATAAAGTTACTGAAGCTGACTGGTGTATGTTCACTACTTTGCTGCGTTTCGATGCGGTTTACTATGTGCATTTTAAATGCAACTTACGTCGGATGGTTGAGTATCCTAATTTGTGGAATTATCTCAAGGAACTTTATCAATTACCGGGGGTGAAGGAAACTTGTAATTTTGACCATATTAAACGGCATTATTACCGAAGTCATCCTAATGTTAACCCGACTCGCATTGTGCCGAAAGGTCCGGTGATTGATTTTGATGCACCTCATAACCGGGATGAAGTGAGTACAAAATAG
- the aroA gene encoding 3-phosphoshikimate 1-carboxyvinyltransferase gives MSAAVITVETQPDLSQKLIIQRPSAGLSLQGCIRVPGDKSISHRALMLGAIAQGETQIQGLLLGEDPRSTASCFQAMGAQISELNTELVTVQGIGLGQLQEPVDVLNAGNSGTTLRLMLGLLASHPGRFFTVTGDSSLRSRPMSRVVKPLQQMGAEIWGRKGNSLAPLAIQGQALKPTHYHSPIASAQVKSCILLAGLLTAGKTTVTEPALSRDHSERMLRAFGAELSIDPETNSVTVIGPAQLRGQKVIVPGDISSAAFWLVAGAIVPGSELLVENVGVNPTRTGILEALELMGADIQLENQREVAGEPVADIRVRSSRLKSCTIAGDIIPRMIDEIPILAVAAVFAEGTTVIRDAEELRVKESDRITVMAQQLNKMGAKVSELPDGMEITGGTPLVGTDVDSYTDHRIAMSLAIASLVSTGITTIHRAEAAAISYPDFTATLKKVSAESVGCVTPQANAPDKF, from the coding sequence ATGTCGGCTGCTGTCATCACTGTAGAAACTCAACCAGACCTTTCTCAAAAGCTAATTATCCAGCGTCCCTCTGCTGGGCTGTCTTTACAGGGTTGTATCCGTGTCCCTGGTGATAAGTCTATATCCCATCGGGCTTTAATGTTAGGTGCGATCGCTCAAGGTGAAACGCAAATCCAAGGGCTGCTGTTAGGCGAAGATCCCCGCAGCACAGCCAGCTGTTTTCAAGCTATGGGGGCGCAAATTTCGGAACTGAACACCGAATTAGTCACAGTTCAGGGTATTGGTTTGGGACAATTGCAAGAACCAGTGGATGTATTGAATGCTGGTAACTCTGGCACTACACTCAGACTAATGTTAGGGCTTTTGGCTTCTCATCCAGGGCGGTTTTTTACAGTCACAGGGGATAGTTCCTTGCGATCGCGTCCCATGTCCCGTGTAGTTAAACCTTTGCAACAAATGGGCGCAGAAATTTGGGGACGTAAGGGTAATTCCTTAGCACCTCTAGCAATTCAAGGACAAGCCCTCAAACCGACTCATTACCATTCCCCCATCGCCTCCGCCCAAGTTAAATCCTGTATATTACTAGCGGGTTTATTAACAGCCGGAAAAACCACCGTCACCGAACCCGCCCTTTCTCGCGATCACAGCGAACGGATGTTACGGGCTTTTGGTGCAGAACTCAGCATTGATCCTGAAACCAATAGCGTTACCGTCATCGGACCGGCGCAACTGCGTGGACAAAAAGTCATTGTTCCTGGAGATATCAGTTCAGCAGCCTTTTGGTTAGTCGCTGGGGCGATTGTTCCCGGTTCGGAATTGTTAGTGGAAAATGTTGGTGTTAATCCCACTCGGACAGGGATATTAGAAGCTTTAGAACTCATGGGGGCTGATATTCAACTAGAAAATCAGCGCGAAGTAGCTGGGGAACCAGTGGCGGATATCAGAGTGCGTTCTAGTCGGTTGAAAAGCTGCACCATTGCTGGGGATATTATTCCGAGAATGATTGATGAGATTCCCATTTTAGCAGTAGCGGCAGTATTTGCCGAAGGTACAACTGTGATTCGGGATGCAGAGGAATTGCGAGTTAAAGAAAGCGATCGCATTACCGTAATGGCGCAGCAACTCAATAAAATGGGTGCAAAAGTCAGTGAATTACCCGACGGTATGGAAATTACTGGTGGTACGCCCTTAGTGGGTACAGATGTCGATAGTTATACAGATCATCGCATTGCTATGAGTCTGGCGATCGCATCTCTCGTTTCCACAGGAATCACCACCATTCACCGCGCAGAAGCAGCCGCCATTTCCTACCCCGACTTCACCGCTACACTCAAAAAAGTGAGTGCTGAATCAGTAGGGTGTGTTACGCCGCAGGCTAACGCACCGGATAAATTTTGA